A stretch of DNA from Bacillus sp. NP157:
CACGCTGATCGTCGAGATCGAGCCGCCCGCGGCCGGTAGCACGACGTGGCAGCAGCGGACACGCTGGCAGAGCGAAGCGGCGGCACCGACCGACGCACCGTATGCGCCGGTCGCGCTGGTCGACGGCAAGGCGATGCTTCGCGTCGCCTTCGCCAGCGGCAGCACGCCAGGCATCACCGGATCGATCGCCTTCGCTATTTCGGCATGGAACGTGGGCTAGGGGCGGTGCGCGATGCCGTGACCCGGCTGGCGAGCAGCGGCATGGCCAGTCCCCAGCCCACGGCGAGCCAGCCGACGAACAGCAGCGTGGACGGCGGCAGGTGGACGGCCTGCCACCCGCGCGCCGCGCCCAGGTAAGCCAGCGGCCCACCGATCGCGCCGAGGGCCGCGGCGAGCCACAGGCGACCCTGCAGGAACGATAGCGAGCGGTCGATGGTGGTGGCGAAGCACGCCCACAGGGCGAGGATCCACAACGGCGCGCCGTGCGGCGGCAGCGCGGGTGCCGGGCTGGCGTAGCTCCACCAGTCGAGCAGGGCAGGGACGCCGTCGACCACCAGTCCCGCGAGCACCGCCAGGGCTACCCGGCGCAGGTCCTGCCGGGGGTCGTTCGCGGTGGCGGCCTGCCAGACGACGAAGGCGGCCGCAGGGACCAGCGCGAGGCCAGTCG
This window harbors:
- a CDS encoding DUF2878 domain-containing protein — protein: MRWINFILYQALWFALVIGAAHGSTGLALVPAAAFVVWQAATANDPRQDLRRVALAVLAGLVVDGVPALLDWWSYASPAPALPPHGAPLWILALWACFATTIDRSLSFLQGRLWLAAALGAIGGPLAYLGAARGWQAVHLPPSTLLFVGWLAVGWGLAMPLLASRVTASRTAPSPRSMPK